GTTGTTCCGGCTAATGCACAGAACAGGTAGTTTTTCAGTAATGGTGCTGACGAATCAACAAAATCGCTTCCTGTTTTATTTTTAAGAATAAGTGCGACCGACCAGATTAAATTCGTCGTTAGCCCTCCCCAAAGAATAACTAAAAAGATGATATTGTTCTCGAACAGGTAGGTACCGTTGCTAACGAACGAAAAATTATTTGTTACAGCAATTTCACGAACGGCTTCACCCATCTGCTTCCCGGCATCAATACCAAAACTGAAGAATGCACTTAAAACCCCGGATATCCCGGCGATGATTAGTCCTTTTGTCAATTTAAACTCGGTATTAACACCTTCTTTATGGCCCAGTAGATCTTTGTCTTTCATCAGACCCGCTTTACCGCAAAGCACAATTCCGATCATGAGCACAAAAATACCGAACAAAACCACCCGACCACTGGGGGTTGACAACATATCTGTAAACGAATCTCCTGCCGGTAAAACTTCTACTAAATTACCGACATCGCGAAGAATTGGTAAGCCTAACGAGCCCACCAACGAGGTAATTCCAAGTAATACCGAATTTCCAAGCGACATGCCAAGGTAGCGAATACCTAGGCCATAAGTAAGTCCTCCGATTCCCCATAGAACACCCAGAATATAAGTCGTTCGTACGACAGAAGAATCTGCAGCTGATATAATTCCCTGCCATTCCGGAGTAGTTAACAACACCGCGAGAAAAGGCATGATTAGCCAAGAGAAAAGCCCTCCAATAATCCAATAGACCTCCCAATGCCATTTTTTTACAAGATTATATGGCATGTACCAACTCCCCGATGAAGCACCACCGAGCGAGTGAAAAAGAATTCCTAAAATTGCTTGCATAGTTTAATTTGATTTAGTCCTGCTATAAGGCAGGATTTTAGTAATTTTGATTTTATAAAACATAAGTTGATGTCAAAAGTAGCTTGATAGTTATAGTCTATCAATACACTTTCTGGCAGATTGTTTGCACTTTTTGATACTGACATGGAGGATTTTTTTAAGTATTTAACTGCCGGAGAAGAAGATCAACACTGGGGACTTTATTTGAATGTTACCGGAGCCTATACTTCTCCACCAA
The window above is part of the uncultured Sunxiuqinia sp. genome. Proteins encoded here:
- a CDS encoding L-rhamnose/proton symporter RhaT, producing MQAILGILFHSLGGASSGSWYMPYNLVKKWHWEVYWIIGGLFSWLIMPFLAVLLTTPEWQGIISAADSSVVRTTYILGVLWGIGGLTYGLGIRYLGMSLGNSVLLGITSLVGSLGLPILRDVGNLVEVLPAGDSFTDMLSTPSGRVVLFGIFVLMIGIVLCGKAGLMKDKDLLGHKEGVNTEFKLTKGLIIAGISGVLSAFFSFGIDAGKQMGEAVREIAVTNNFSFVSNGTYLFENNIIFLVILWGGLTTNLIWSVALILKNKTGSDFVDSSAPLLKNYLFCALAGTTWFLQFFFYGMGETKIGNGASSWILHMSTIILTANFWGFYRKEWAGVSSKTRSTIFLGIGLILLSIIIMGIAKSDFLN